The Alphaproteobacteria bacterium genomic interval CGGAATTCTTCTGAATGAAGTTGAGCAGGTAAAATTATATAAGACCTATCAAGGATTATAGGAGGGATAAAAATGTCTGAAGTGCCACAAGCGACAATTGAAATTGGTGCAAAGCCGATGATTGATTTGGGGGGGTATGAAGCGGGCTATCATACCTAGTCGCCCCTAAAAAACCACCTAACCCCTTGAATTATAATTTAAATAGTTGAAAAACTGTGGTATAAAATCGCCAGAAAGTTGTTTTTTGGCATTGAAAGGTGGTTATAATGTTACAGTCGAATCCGGTAGTGAGTGGGCAAGAAGATTTATTTCGTAGCCGCTTAGAAAATATGATAGATCGTGGTCACCGCTTAGTACGTTTGTGTGGTTTGGTTGATTGGTCTGGCCTTGAATCGTTTTACCGCCAGTATTATTGTGCAGATAATGGCCGCCCTGGTTATTCAATACGTCTGATGTGTGGTTGGTGCTTGGCTAGCCAGGTTGCGGCCCAGGCCATCGCAAGTCCCAGTACGTCACCCAAATTATGACCAGCATCTGCAATCAGTGCGAGCGAATTGGCTTTCAAGCCAAAGATCACTTCCGCGAAGATAAATAAAATATTGAGCAAAATGCCGATCGCAAAACTCCTGCCGTAATTACCCGGCACGTGACTATGACTATGTTCATGCTTGGAATGCGAGTGTTGATGTGAATGGCCGTGCAGAAAATTTCCTATCCGTAGATTTATTCTTACATGGCAATTTTAATAATTCGATAATATGCCCTATGCAGTTACAGGAGCAAGGGAAAACCCAAAACCTTTAGAAACCTCGTCCAATTCCTCCTTCTGATATTCGTGGATAGGAAGGCGCATAACCATAATCATTCCTTTGAATGAAAAATTCGGGCTTGCTAGTTACAGTTCCACATACAGTATCCATCATATATGTACTTTGTTCAGTGGCTCGAGGATTAACTTTTACCCTGGCACTAAAATAAGCATTATTAGGGGCTGTTGGCTCAGAAATTGATTCAAGAAGGTCTTGTTGAGGCTGATGAACAGGCAGGGGTAGGTGATAGGCAGACATCGGCATCGCATTCAAAGGGGGGGCATTATTATTATTGATAGACGTTTCATTTCTTAAAGAAAATCCAGAGCCATTCTCAATGTTCCGTAATTCAAGTAATTGCTTTAAGCCCCGTGAATTTCCGTTCTCAGCAGCATAACTCAGTAGCGCCATTTTATAATCGTTCGGTAAGGGATTTCTTTCTAGATTGGCAAAATATTGTTTGGTAACTTCCAAATTATCAACAAGCATTTTAAGCCGCTCGTAAACCGGCAGGTTTTCAGTAATGTAATCGGCTAAATGAACATAGGCTTCAATACTACCTGCACATAAAGCAAAAACAAGATACTGAAACTTTTTGTCTCTATCCTTTTCTAAACGGGCCAGCATGACCAATTCAGGGGCCCAGCACTCCTGAGCTGTACTTGCGGAGGCACAATAGGGCCATTTCGTTGCTGCTCGCACCCAGTATTGGGCTGTATGCATTCCTAAAAAATAGTAACTGACATTGAGAATATAGTTATCCATAATACTATCTTGGCTAGTTATATTTAAAATATAACACTTGGGGTCGGATTTTTTCAGACGAAGTGATCTCTGCCTTTGAAGTGCTTTAGCAAATGTCAGATGTTCAGGGCATTCTCTTAGAACCTTTCCCAAATGAATATTATCAAATTCATTATCCGCTAAAACGCGCAAATCAATTTCTTCTATTAATTGCTTAAAACCATGCCTTGTCCAAATAGATTTCAAATGACCCAATTTCTCGCGCATTCATTTCTCCATAATATATTTTAGGGAGGAACTTATATCAGAAAAAATCTAGATATGTATCTTATTAATAGTGCCAAAATTAACAAATTTATAATCATTAATATTTAAATTCTAATGACTAGGCCCTTTTTAGCCACCGTTAAAATACTAAGCGTTTTATCGTCACGAAACTCTTCACCATCCATCCCATACTGATTCATGGTTTCAAAGCCATTTTGACTTAACATACACGTTAGCTCATCTGCTGTATAAATCTGCAGGGTAAAGGTGCCTTTAAAGATTTTCGGCTCAGCCTACCCTTCTTCAATTTGATAACGATCCGAAGAAGTAAGCAGTCCCCTTTTTTGATCCAGTG includes:
- a CDS encoding cation transporter codes for the protein MGNFLHGHSHQHSHSKHEHSHSHVPGNYGRSFAIGILLNILFIFAEVIFGLKANSLALIADAGHNLGDVLGLAMAWAATWLAKHQPHIRRIE